One Verrucomicrobiia bacterium genomic window carries:
- a CDS encoding SPFH domain-containing protein — protein sequence MKNPSNKPVSSEREATAMSGWAMLLFNLGLLFGMLLAAIAVLIATAKTDENNLLLWLLPIALVGFISIILLCGHFSLQPNEARVLILFGEYKGTIRQSGFWWANPLYSRTRGPSKDHGYITAHNVKAGETPHRAPGPSAKISLRARNFNSEKLKVNDKRGNPIEIAAVVVWRVEDTARAAFDVDDFESYVHIQAESAIRHLASLYAYDRGDEHEPTLRESADEVAAGLKHELQERLEKAGVTIEEARLTHLAYAPEIAQSMLRRQQAEAVIAARQKIVHGAVSMVDMALRELAEKSVVHLDDERKAAMVSNLLVVLCGESEASPVINTGTLYA from the coding sequence ATGAAGAACCCATCAAACAAGCCGGTCAGTTCGGAACGGGAGGCTACGGCCATGAGCGGTTGGGCAATGTTGCTGTTTAACCTGGGCCTGCTCTTCGGAATGTTGTTGGCCGCCATTGCAGTCTTGATCGCCACTGCCAAAACGGACGAGAACAACCTGTTGCTGTGGCTGCTTCCCATCGCTTTGGTAGGATTCATTTCGATCATCCTGCTGTGCGGCCATTTCTCTCTGCAGCCAAATGAGGCCAGGGTCTTGATCTTGTTTGGAGAGTATAAGGGCACTATCCGCCAAAGCGGCTTTTGGTGGGCCAACCCCCTTTATTCGCGAACACGCGGTCCCAGCAAGGACCACGGATACATCACGGCGCACAATGTGAAAGCGGGCGAGACTCCTCACAGGGCACCCGGCCCGTCAGCAAAAATCTCGCTGCGTGCCCGCAACTTCAACAGCGAGAAACTCAAGGTGAACGACAAACGCGGGAACCCGATTGAAATCGCCGCAGTCGTGGTCTGGCGCGTTGAAGACACTGCGCGGGCGGCGTTCGATGTCGACGATTTCGAAAGCTATGTTCATATTCAGGCCGAATCCGCCATCCGCCACCTCGCGAGCCTCTACGCTTACGACCGAGGCGACGAACATGAACCCACATTGCGCGAAAGTGCTGATGAAGTTGCTGCCGGGCTCAAACACGAACTCCAGGAACGGCTGGAAAAAGCCGGCGTCACAATTGAGGAAGCCCGCCTCACGCATCTGGCATACGCTCCTGAAATCGCGCAGTCGATGCTTCGCCGGCAGCAGGCGGAAGCAGTGATTGCAGCGCGCCAGAAGATTGTTCATGGAGCGGTTAGCATGGTGGACATGGCCTTGCGGGAACTTGCCGAGAAATCGGTTGTGCACCTGGACGATGAACGCAAAGCCGCCATGGTCAGCAACCTGCTCGTTGTTCTTTGCGGCGAATCTGAGGCTTCGCCGGTGATTAATACAGGCACGCTCTACGCCTGA
- a CDS encoding Arc family DNA binding domain-containing protein, with amino-acid sequence MASEDRKSFLLRIPPDLWKELEKWAADELRSVNGQIEYLLRQALERRKSGGGNDAD; translated from the coding sequence ATGGCAAGCGAAGATCGCAAAAGCTTTCTGTTGCGCATCCCTCCTGACCTCTGGAAGGAGCTCGAAAAATGGGCGGCGGACGAATTACGAAGCGTTAATGGCCAGATCGAGTACCTCCTGAGGCAGGCTTTGGAACGTCGCAAATCCGGGGGTGGGAATGACGCGGATTAA